One Gossypium hirsutum isolate 1008001.06 chromosome A11, Gossypium_hirsutum_v2.1, whole genome shotgun sequence genomic window carries:
- the LOC107891998 gene encoding uncharacterized protein, with amino-acid sequence MTRATATVHNVEQRKRKHRAKSSKVMVKLISETRRSYGKQGRKKKKKKNKKIQFSSRETFGLGRSSRVAGKKLRQHHRRRRLKRMETELAKMKAEMRDSAESLMAGKVEADQAKAKLQVLKLKLLAVKEIEAFLMGFL; translated from the exons ATGACGAGAGCCACTGCAACTGTCCACAACGTCGAGCAaagg AAACGGAAACATCGTGCAAAATCATCCAAAGTGATGGTGAAATTGATAAGCGAAACTCGAAG GTCATATGGGAAACAAGgcaggaagaagaagaagaagaagaacaagaagattcaattttcaagcaggGAAACCTTCGGCCTCG GAAGAAGCAGCAGAGTTGCTGGAAAGAAGCTGCGGCAGCACCACCGCAGGCGCCGGCTTAAGCGGATGGAAACCGAACTGGCAAAGATGAAAGCGGAGATGAGGGACTCGGCTGAGTCCCTAATGGCAGGTAAAGTAGAAGCTGATCAGGCTAAGGCTAAACTTCAAGTGCTGAAGTTGAAGCTTTTGGCAGTGAAGGAAATTGAAGCTTTTCTCATGGGTTTTCTTTGA